From the genome of Triticum aestivum cultivar Chinese Spring chromosome 3B, IWGSC CS RefSeq v2.1, whole genome shotgun sequence, one region includes:
- the LOC123070110 gene encoding uncharacterized protein, whose product MASAAPFSGTGSLLRLTKPGTPQPQFFSPPPSRSHFHLRTRPAKAKSPIAGAIASSSMAAAQPQTCDGQQQRAEEAMKLLFVEMGVGYDQHGQDITSAAVRACKDAISSNSIPAFRRGSIPGVNSEQMKLQIKLGVPRPVQHLLDFERIKAVFPYGEITSCEVVDGGMICSSGTCIEAMGDKNDDCYIVNAAVYVGY is encoded by the exons ATGGCATCAGCAGCGCCATTCTCCGGCACCGGCAGTCTCCTTCGCCTGACAAAACCAGGAACGCCACAGCCCCAGTTCTTCTCCCCTCCGCCGTCTCGCTCCCACTTCCACCTTCGAACCCGCCCCGCCAAGGCAAAGAGCCCAATCGCCGGAGCCATCGCCTCCTCTTCCATGGCGGCAGCCCAGCCCCAGACGTGCGACGGCCAACAACAACGGGCGGAGGAGGCCATGAAGCTGCTGTTCGTCGAGATGGGCGTCGGGTACGACCAGCACGGACAGGACATCACCTCCGCCGCGGTGCGCGCCTGCAAGGATGCCATCTCCTCCAACTCCATCCCCGCCTTCCGCCGCG GGTCGATACCAGGGGTGAACAGTGAACAGATGAAACTGCAGATCAAGCTGGGTGTCCCGAGGCCGGTGCAGCATCTGTTGGACTTTGAGAGAATCAAGGCCGTCTTCCCCTA TGGTGAGATCACCAGCTGCGAGGTCGTTGACGGCGGGATGATCTGTTCAAGTGGAACATGCATCGAAGCAATGGGAGATAAAAACGATGACTGCTACATTGTCAATGCTGCAGTCTACGTCGGTTACTAA